From Bradyrhizobium sp. AZCC 1610:
GGAGTCTCGTCCACGTCATATCGCCGGCATAGCGCGGAGATTTCACGCTGCATGTCGTGTTCGGTTGGTAGCGCGCGCAGCCAGTCGTGCATGCGGTCGAAAGCCGCCTGCTTGGCCGCCGGCGTCGAGGCGTCGAAGCGGGTCGTGACGCCGCCGATCGGGACTTCGATCGAGGATGCCTTTGCGATCGCCCTCTCGAGCGCGACCCACCACAACCGGCCGGTGCCTTCGGCGAAATCGCCGGTCACGTAGACGGTGAGGGGCGCGTCATATTCACGCATCACCGGCAGGGCGAAATCGCGGTTGTCGCGATAGCCGTCGTCGAGGGTGAAGCAGGCGAAGCGCCGCGCGAATTTGCGCTCCTGGAGTCGCTGATGCACCTCGTCCAGGGTGACGACGTCGACGTCGAGGTTACGAAGATGCGCCAGCATCGCCCGCAAGAACTCCGGCTCGATCTCAAGATGATGATTGGGCTGAAACTCGCCGTCGCGCCTCGGGCGGACATGGTGCAGCATGAAAATGACGCCGACGCCTGCGAAGATTGGTCGCAGCAGGTAATGCGCTCCGGATAAGTACAGCGCTTCCAGGCCGGCGCGGATGACGGTGTTGCGAAGCAGTTTCATCGAGATGCAGGACCGCCCGGTTATTTACGGGGAGAAATTAGCGAAAGACCGCTGAAGAAACAGTTAGCCGAACCAATTTCAGCGCGTTTCGGCTCCTGCGACATTTCGAGTTTGACAGCCCTGCAAGGGTTTGTTTTCTCTCCGTTCCGGACCATGCGGGAACTCGAATGCACGGACTTTTCAGGTGGAGTGGCAAATGGTGGCCGGGCATCATTCCTTTGGTCATGTTTTGGGCTATCGCGGCCTGGACGAGCACCGAACCGCTTGAAGCCGACCTGGTGCAGCGTTCGACCGCCGCACTCAAGGACACCATCCTCGACAAAAGGCGAATCTCGGTCGCGGGCCGCGACGTGACGCTTGCGGCGGATGCTTTCTCGGAAGACGGCCGGCAGGGTGCGGTGGCGTCGGTGGAAACGGTGCCGGGCGTGCGGTTGGTTAACGATGAAACCCGGCTCGTTCCCGAAGCCAAGCCGTTTGTCTGGTCGGCCGAACGCGACGTCCTTCGGGTGACGCTGTCGGGCAGTTCGCCCCTGCCGGCGAGCAGGGGCCGGTTGATGGAGGCGGCCCGCGCCAACCTCGGCGGCGTCGAAGTGGTCGACCGGATGAATCTGTCGCGCGGGGCGCCGCCGCGTTTCGACAATGCCGTGCTGTTGCTGCTCGACCAGGTCGGCAAGCTGAAGGACGGCAAGATCACGCTGTCGGACACCAAGGTCAGCCTGTCGGGCATGACGCGCGAACTCGGCGGCCGGGAAGCCATCGCCGCCGCGCTGAAAAACCTGCCCGAGGGCTTTTCGGTCGCAGCCAACGAGGTCAAGGCGCCGCCCTACATCTTCCAGGCCTACAAGGATCCGGTTGCGGTGACGCTGACGCTGACCGGCAACGCGCCCGACGACAACGTCCACGCCGCGCTGGCGGCGGCGGCGGGACGCAAGTTCTTCAGCGAAAAGGTCGTCGACAACCTCAAGGAGAGCATCGGCGCGCCCTCAGGCTTTGCCAACGCGGCGGTATCAGCGCTCGGCGCGCTGTCGCGGCTGTCGACCGGCACGCTGGTCGTGTCGGACCGCGAGGTCAAGCTGTCAGGCGATGCGCTCTATGAAACCGCCGCCGTTCAGATCCGCGCCGGCCTCGGCAAGGACTTTCCGCAGGGCTGGCAGTTCAAGCCGGAAATCTCGGTCAAGCCGCCCGCGGCGCCGGTGGATGCAACCGTCTGCCAGCAATTATTCTCCGAGTTGCTCGGCAAGGCCCGGATCCGCTTCGAGCCCGGCAAGGCCGACATTGTTGCGGATTCCGCCGGCCTGCTCGACCGCCTGATCGAAACCGCGTTGCGCTGTCCGACCGCCAATATCGAGATATCAGGACATACCGATACCGATGGCGACGAGGCGGCCAACCAGGAGCTGTCCGAGAAGCGTGCCCAGGCGGTCGCCGACCACCTGGTCAAGGCGGGATTGCCGGCCAACCGGTTCAGCGCGGTCGGCTATGGTTCGACGCAGCCGATTGCGGGTAACGATAACGACAAGGGCAAGGCGCAGAACCGCCGCATCGATTTCGTGGTGAAGTGAGCATGGCCTATCTGACCACATTCTACTGGGGCTGGCTGTTGGGATCGGTGCTGCTCGGCTTCGCCATGGGCTGGATATCCGTGGTTCAGCACGGCGATGGCGTCTCGCGGAAGCTGCGATGGGCGCTTTCGGCGTTGGTCGCGGCGCTGATTGGAGCCGCGCTCGCGCGCGTCGTGCCCGGCCGTTTCGGCTACTGGCTCGATCTCGGGCTGATCATGTTCGCGCTTTATCTCTGCGGCTGTACGGTCGGATCATGGTTGCGCGGCTGGGTGGTCTCGCGCAGTGCGCCATCGGCCTGACCGCAGCATGAGCCGGCCAGCTTCACCACCATCATTGTCACGGGTTGTTGACCGATCCCTTCTATGGTCCGGAATCCCCATCGGGCGGCGGGAATGCAGCAAAACTGTGCTACCGCGGTCATCAACTACGCCTAATATGTTGAAGAAGCGTGTTTTATCGTCGTCAGTCGAATTCCACTCCGGCTCAAAACGCGCTACCAGAGGGGCAAGAGGGGCAAGGGAGCAGCGTAGCGCCGGCGGGGTTCACGCCATTGCCGTCGTCGCAGAAGCGCAATTCGAGGTGTAGATGCTGGAAGCAATACGCAGGGCGATCTCGTTTCTGCGCCAGAAGCAGGTCCTGCACAAGCTCGGGGTCTTGATCAGCATCACGGTCATTGCCGTTGCGTGCTACGTACTCTATCACATGCTCCGCGGCATCGACACCCATGAGGTGATCGACGCCATCAAGGGAACCGCGCCGCGCCAGATCGCGCTGGCGGCCCTGTTCGTGGCGGCGGGCTATTTCACGCTGACCTTCTATGACTGGTTCGCGGTCCGCGCGATCGGTCAGGGCCACATTCCCTACCGCGTCAACGCGCTGGCCGCCTTTACCTCCTATTCGATCGGACACAATGTCGGCGCCAGCGTCTTCACCGGCGGCGCGGTGCGCTACCGGATCTATTCGGCCTGGGGGCTGAACGCGATCGATGTCGCCAAGATCTGTTTCCTCGCCGGGCTGACCTTCTGGCTCGGCAATGCCGCCGTGCTGGGGCTGGGCATCGCCTATCACCCGGAAGCCGCCGCCTCGATCGATCAGCTCCCGGTCTGGCTCAACCGCGTCGCGGCGTTCGGCATCATCATTGCGCTGATCGGCTATGTGGCCTGGGTCTGGGTTCAGCCGCGCGGCGTCGGCCGCGGGCCGTGGACGGTCACGCTGCCAGGCGGGCCGCTGACGCTGCTGCAGATCGCCATCGGCATCGTCGATCTCGGCTTCTGTGCGCTGGCGATGTATGTGCTGGTGCCGGACGAGCCCAATGTGGGCTTTATCGTCGTGGCGGTGATCTTCGTCTCGGCCACGCTGCTGGGGTTCGCCAGCCATTCGCCGGGCGGGCTCGGCGTGTTCGATGCCGCCATGCTGGTCGGCCTCTGGCAGATGGATCGGGAGGAACTGCTCGCCGGCATGCTGCTGTTCCGCCTCCTCTATTATATTGGTCCTTTTGTCATATCTGTAATCTTGCTGACGCTTCGGGAGATTATCCTCGGCGCGCGATCGAAGCGCCTGCGCCAGTTGGCGGCCGGCGCCGAGCCGAGGCATGAGGCCGCTGTCTATGTGCGCGAGCGTGGAGACACGGGCGCCTGACGAAGCGGCTTCGCGAATAGAGGAAACAGCCTGCGCCATGGCGATCGACGATTCCAGCTCTTCCTCCTTCTTTGCACCGTGGCCGGACCGGTTGCGGCATTCGGCCATTATCCTGCTCGCCGCCGGCCTCGCGCTTTGCGCGCTCGTGCTGTTGGCCGATCTCTCGCCGGCGCGCGCCGTGGCCGTTTTCATCTGTATCGCCGCCGCAGCGCTGGTGCCGTGGCGGCTGCATCATGCGGCGGCCTCCCGTGACGACGTCCGCGCCGTCAGTCCGGTCGAGTCTGCAGCCGTCAGCGCCGTCGTTGCCGGCATGCCGGATCCGGCCGTGCTGCTCGACCGCGCCGGGCGCGTCCTCCATCTCAATGCGGCGGCTGCCCAACTCGCGCCCGCGCTGCGCAAGAACGAACTCGCGCAGTTCGCGCTACGCTCGCCGGAGATCATCACCGCGTTGCGCGAGGCGATCGCAACCACCGAACCGCGTCGGACGACCTATCTCGACCAGGTGCCGGTCGACCGCTGGATGGAATTGATCATCACGCCGGTGCCGGTGCCGACGCTGTTCGGCGGCACCGAGAAATGCATGCTGATGACCTTCCACGACCAGACGCCGCTGCGGCGGGTCGAGGAAATGCGCGCCGATTTCGTCGCCAATGCCAGCCACGAACTGCGGACGCCGCTCGCGGCGTTGTCCGGCTTCATCGATACGCTGCAGGGGCCGGCCAAGGACGACACCAAGGCACGCGAACGCTTCCTCGGCATCATGCATACGCAGGCGACGCGGATGGCGCGGCTGATCGACGATCTGCTGTCGCTGTCGCGGGTCGAATTATCGGCCCATGTCCGGCCCGACGCTTGCGTCGATATCGTGCCGATCATTCGCCAGGTCGCCGACGGGCTGGAGCCGCTCGCCCGGGAACGCCAGGTCGAAATCGAGATCGACCTGCCGACCGCACAGGTCGCGATCGCGGGCGATCGCGAGGAACTGCTGCGGCTGTTCGAGAACCTGATCGAGAACGCGCTCAAATACGGCGCGTCCGGCGGACGGGTGATCGTCTCCCTGATCCAGGCGACCTCGGGCGAGGGCGCGCCGGAAATCCGCATCATGGTCCGGGATTTCGGCCCCGGCATTGCTCCGGAACACCTGCCGCGGCTGACCGAGCGCTTCTACCGGGTCGATGTCGGCGATAGCCGCGCGCAGGGTGGAACCGGGCTCGGTTTATCCTTGGTGAAACATATTCTTAACCGCCATCGCGGCCGGCTCTTGATCGAAAGCGTGCCCAAAAACGGCGCCGTCTTTACTGCCTGTTTTCCCCAGGCCAAGCCGCCTTCAGTGCACTAGGGGGCGTGCCTCGGTTTGAAATCTGCCCGGCGGAGGGGCGGTCGTCCAATCAGACGGAGGACACGCGATGCAGCTTCAAGCAACTCTGACTTGCCCCGCCTGCGGACATCAGTCCACCGAGACCATGCCAACGAACGCCTGCCAGTTCTTCTACGACTGCAGCGGCTGCGGGGAGAGGCTTAAGCCGCTTCCCGGCGATTGCTGCGTCTTCTGCTCCTACGGGGCCGTGCCGTGCCCGCCGATCCAAGAGAACGGTAAGAGCGCTGCTGTAGCTGAGGCGACCAAAGTTCGCATGTCTTCCTGCTAACAGTCCGCTACATGGTGGAGATCTGCGATTTGCAGGGGCCGCTTGCGAGGTCATCAAGGATCACGCAGTCGGGTCCTGGCCCGCCAGCGCAGGAAGAATTGCAGTTCACAACGAATGCAGCAATGCTGCGCTCAAGCGCCTTCAACTCAGCCAGCTTCGCGCGCACGGTCGCGAGATGCGCTTCCGCCATATTGCGCGCATGCATGCAAGAACTTTGCGGGTCCTGCACTAGCCCGACGAGCGAACGAACTTGTTCGATCGGGAACCCAAAATCTCGGCAGCGGCGAATGAATGTCAGCCGTTTCACGTCAGCATCGTCATATACGCGCTGACCGCCGGCCTGCCGGTCCGCTGGGCGAAGCAAGCCAATCTCTTCGTAGTAACGAATAGTCGGCACGTTAGTCCCCGTCCGCTTTGCAAGGACTCCAATCTTCACTTTCGACATGCTTGGGCTCACAGCGATTTTTCCTCTTGAACCTCAAGTTACTTGAGGAAGTAACCTATGGGCAAGGACCTCGTCAGGGAACCGAGAGGAGACAGCAAGAAATGACTTCAGTTGAAGACCCGCCGATCGCCTGCACCTTAACCGCTGGTGAATATAAGGATCGATTGGCATCGATCCGTGCCTTGACCTGTGATGCGCTGCGTCGCCACGAGCGCCGGGGCTTGGTTCTAGACCTTTACTACGCCCCGGAAGCCGCCGAGCGCGTCAGGGAGATGGTTCGCAAAGAGCAAGTGTGTTGCGCATTCCTAACCTTCGATGTCCGGCCAGCAGCGGAAGAAATCCGCCTTTCGATCACAGCGCCGGAATCGTCGCGCGAAGCTGCCGACACGCTGTTTGAGCAGTTCCTTACGGGAGCGCCAGCCCCGTCGGCACCCGGGTGCGCAGCACCATCGAATACGACGTCCCTAATTGCCGAGAAGCGGCCCGGCGAGAAAGTCGCCGGATTGGCCGCCGTCACCCTCGCGATTGGAGCAGTGGCGTGCGGCGCGTGTTGCGTGCTCCCATTTGCCTTGCCTGCTGTGGCAGTCGCAGGAACAGGGAGCATACTCGCATTCGTGGCCAGCGCGCACGCTTGGGTGACGGGCTTGACGGTACTCGCTGTTGTCGGCGCGTGGAGTTGGATCGTTTGGCAGTCGGTGCGAACTCGATGCTTACCAGCCGTGTCGACTCTTTACATGATGGCCGTAGCGACTGTCTTGTTGAGTGTCGCGGTGCTCTGGCCACTTATCGAGCATCAACTTGCCCGCGCGCTGAGGGCATAACGAAGGCTCGGTTCCGGAGCATTGAACTTGGCAGCGGAAGGTGTGAGGCGGTCAGGGATGCAGACGACTGTTGCCTATATTGGGGCCGCCATTGCTGAAATCGCGGGTTGCTTTGCCTTTTGGGGCTGGTTGCGGCTCGGCAAGCCGGCTTGGTGGCTGATCCCAGGTGTGCTTTCCCTGATCGTGTTCGCGTACCTGCTGACGCTGGTCGCAACAGAGGCCGCAGGCAGGGCGTACGCCGCGTATGGCGGCATTTACATCGTTTCATCGCTGCTTTGGCTGTGGAGCGTTGAGGGCGTCCGGCCGGATCGTTGGGATATGACGGGCGCTGCAATCTGTCTGTTTGGTGCGGCCATCATCTTGGGGGGACCGCGCGGTTGAAGAATGGAAGGGCCCGCACCGTGGCTCCTGGCAAAGCGCATGTCGCATCTGGCATTAACTGGGAACTTGGGCTCGCGCTCCCGCCAACGGTCCTTCGGCGATAGCCGCGCGCAGGGTGGAACCGGGCTCGGTTTATCCTTGGTGAAACATATTCTTAACCGCCATCGCGGCCGGCTTTTGATCGAAAGCGTGCCCAAAAACGGCGCAGTGTTTACTGCCTGTTTTCCCCAGGCGAAGGCCCCGTCCACGCATTGAAGTCAAGCGATTTCAATCGCTTAGATATGTCATCCAACTGTCATCTAACCTTCGTAAAAGCTCTATCGACCGCACCTAAACGGGCGGACGTGAGCGCGATCGGGCGTAACAGACGCTTCGCTCACACAGATGGAGACGACCATGAATTTCATGAAAGCTATCGTCGCTGCAGGCCTCGTCGCCGCATCGACGTCGGCATTCGCTGCCGACATTACCGGCGCAGGCGCGACCTTCCCGTTCCCGCTCTATTCGAAGTGGGCTGACGCCTACAAGAAGGAGACCGGCAACGGCCTGAACTACCAGTCGATCGGCTCGGGCGCCGGCATCAAGCAGATCGTGGCCAAGACCGTGACCTTCGGCGCCAGCGACATGCCGCTCAAGCCGGAGCAGCTCGAGAAGGACGGCATGATTCAATGGCCGCAGGCGATGGGCGCGCTGGTGCCGGTCGTGAACCTCGAAGGCATCAAGCCGGGTGAGCTGGTGTTCTCCGGCGAGCTGCTCGGCGACATCTATCTCGGCAAGATCAAGAAGTGGGACGATCCCGCGATCGCCAAGCTCAATCCCAAGGTCAAGCTGCCCTCCGACGCGATTACGGTGGTGCGCCGTTCGGACGGCTCCGGCACCACGTTCATCTGGACCGACTATCTCTCGAAGTCCAATGCCGAGTGGAAGACGAAGGCCGGTGCCGGCACCGCGGTTGAGTGGCCGACGGGCGTTGGCGCCAAGGGTAACGAAGGCGTCGCCGGCAATGTCAGCCAGACCAAGAACTCGATCGGCTATGTCGAATACGCCTATGCCAAGCAGAACAAGCTGACCTACGGCGCAATGGTCAACAAGGCCGGCAAAACCGTCCAGCCGACGATTGGCGCATTCCAGGCCGCGGCCGCCAATGCCGATTGGGCCAGTGCCAAGAACTACTTCGTCATCCTGACCGACCAGCCGGGCGAAGCCTCGTGGCCGATCACGGGCGCGACCTTCATCCTGATGCACAAGGACGCGACCGACAAGGCGGCGTCCCAGGAAGCCATCAAGTTCTTCAAATGGGCGTTTGAGAAGGGCGACAAGATGGCCGAAGAGCTCGACTACATCCCGATGCCGGACTCGGTGGTCAAGCAGATCGAAAAGACCTGGAGCTCCGAGATCAAGAGCTGAGGTCTCATGTCCCGGACGCGGTGCAGCGCTTCTTCAGCGGTGCACCGCAGAGCCGGGACCCGGGTGTCGCCAAGCAAGAATGGACCCCGGAATAGCAGCGCACCGCAAGCGCGCTGCGCCGCATCCGGGGCACGAGACGGATCGAGCCGGATCAAGTAGAAGTACAGGGGATTGGCGTGGCAGAAATGGCGGTTGAAAGCGACGTAATGGACGCTGCCGGACCTTACGATCGCGCAAAGGCTCTCAGCGCATTCAAGCTCGGCGACGTCACTTTCTACTGGATCACGCGCGCCTGCGCGATCTCGGTTCTCCTCATCCTCGGCGGCATCATCATTTCGCTGATCATCGGCGCTTGGCCGGCGATCCGGGAATACGGCGCGGCCTTCCTGTGGACGCAGCGCTGGGCGCCGTCGGCCGATCCGCCGGTGCTGGGTGCGCTCGGCCCGGTCTACGGCACGCTGATCACCTCCGTGATCGCGATGATGATCGCCATTCCGGTCGGCCTCGGCATCGCGGTGTTCCTCACCGAGATCTGCCCGATCTGGCTGCGCCGTCCGATCGGGCTTGCCATCGAACTGCTGGCCGGCATTCCCTCCATCATCTACGGCATGTGGGGCTTCTTCGTGCTGGGGCCGTTTCTGGCCAACACCTTCCAGCCGTTCATGATCAGCGTGTTCGACGGCGTTCCCGTGCTGGGGACGATCTTCGCCGGTCCGCCCTCCTATCTCAGCCTGTTCAACGCGTCATTGATTCTGGCGATCATGGTCTTGCCGTTCATCACCGCGATCTCGGTCGACGTCTTCAAGACGGTGCCGCCGGTGCTGAAGGAAGCCGCCTACGGCGTCGGCTGCACCAACTGGGAAGTCGTCCGCAACGTCGTCATCCCCTACACAAGGGTCGGGGTGATCGGCGGCATCATGCTGGCGCTTGGCCGCGCGCTCGGCGAGACCATGGCGGTGACCTTCATCATCGGCAATTCGTTCAAGATCCAGTCCTCGATTTTTGCACCGGGCACCACGATCTCGGCGGCGATCGCGTCCGAATTCGCCGAGAGCGACGGGCTGCATCAATCCGGCCTGATCCTGCTTGGCCTCTTGCTGTTCGTGCTGACGTTCTTCGTGCTCGCGGCCGCGCGGCTGATGTTGATGCGGCTGGAAAAGAAGGCGGGGAACTAGGATCATGAACCCGATTTACGTATCCCGCCGCCGCAACAACGTCATCATCAAGTTCCTGTGCCTGGGAGCTGCGCTGTTCGGCGTGACCTGGCTCGCCTTGATCCTGTTCACGCTGTTCTACAACGGCCTCGCCGGCATCAATTTCGCAGTCTTTACCCAGGATACGCCGCCGCCGGGATCGACCGACGGCGGGCTGCGCAACGCCATCATCGGCTCGATCATGATGACCGTGATCGGGGTCGGCATCGGCGCGCCGCTCGGCCTGTTTGCCGGAACGTACCTGGCCGAATACGGCAAGCACGACAAGCTCACCTCGGTGATCCGCTTCATCAACGACATTCTGCTGAGCGCGCCCTCGATCATCATCGGCCTGTTCATCTACGGCGCCGTCGTGGTGCCGATGGGCGGCTTCTCGGCCCTCGCCGGCTGTCTGGCGCTGGCCGTGATCGTGATCCCGGTGGTGGTTCGCACCACTGAGGACATGCTGGGGCTGGTGCCCAACCCGCTGCGTGAGGCGGCGTCCGCGCTCGGCCTGCCGCGCTCGCTGGTGATCCGGCGGATCGCCTATCGCGCCGCCCGCGCCGGCCTGATCACCGGCGTGCTCTTGGCCACCGCCCGCGTCGCCGGTGAAACCGCGCCGCTGCTGTTCACCGCGCTCTCCAACCAGTTCTTCAGCCTCGACATGACCAAGACGATGGCGAACCTGCCCGTCACCATCAACAACTTCGTCCAGAGCCCCTATGTCTACTGGAAGCAGCTCGCCTGGAGCGGGGCGCTCTTGATCACGCTCACCGTACTTGCCCTGAATATTGGCGCGCGCATTCTTGGCGCCGAGAGGACATCCAAATGACCGATCTCTCCGTATCCGTGAGTAACGCGAGCGGGCCCGTTCCGCAGGTGGTGCTGCCCGAGGCCGCGCCCAAGGTGACCGCCCGCGGCCTGAACTTTTACTATGGCGAGAATCATGCGCTGAAGAACATCAACCTGACGCTCGGCACCCACCGCGTCACCGCCTTCATCGGCCCGTCCGGCTGCGGCAAGTCCACGCTGCTGCGGATCTTCAACCGGATGTACGACCTCTATCCCGGCCAGAAGGCGACCGGCCAGCTGATGCTCGATCAGACCAACATCCTCGACCCCAAGCTCGACCTCAATCTGCTGCGGGCCCGCGTCGGCATGGTGTTCCAGAAGCCGACGCCGTTTCCGATGACGATCTACGAAAACATCGCCTTCGGCATCCGCCTCTATGAAAAGATATCGAAGTCGGAGATGGACGGCCGGGTCGAGAAGGCGCTGCGTGGCGGCGCGCTGTGGAACGAGGTCAAGGACAAGCTGAACGCCTCCGGCCTGTCGCTGTCCGGCGGCCAGCAGCAGCGGCTCTGCATCGCCCGCACGGTCGCGGTGCGGCCCGAAGTGATCCTGTTCGACGAGCCGTGCTCGGCGCTGGATCCGATCTCGACCGCCAAGATCGAGGAGCTGATCCAGGAGCTGGCGGAAGACTACACCATCGCCATCGTCACCCATAACATGCAGCAGGCGGCGCGCGTCTCCGACAAGACCGCCTTCATGTATCTCGGCGAGCTGATCGAATTCGACGACACCAACAAGATATTCACCTCGCCGAGCGATCGGCGTACCCAGGACTACATCACCGGCCGGTTCGGCTAGAGCAAGATCCGGAGGAGATAACACATGGCTTCTGAACACACCGCCAAGGCGTTCGACAGCGATCTTCAGGAATTGACCCGGCTCGTCGCCGAGATGGGCGGCCTGTCTGAGCGCATGATCACTGAATCCGTCGATGCGCTGGTCCGCCGCGACATCCCGCTCGGCAAGCGCGTCGTCGCCAACGATGTCGAGATCGACCGTCTGCAGCATCTGATCGAGGAACGCGCGGTGCTGACCATTGCGCGGCGCCAGCCGATGGCGATCGATCTGCGCGAAATCGTCGGCGCCATGCGGGTCGCCACCGATCTGGAGCGGATCGGCGACCTCGCCAAGAACATGGGCAAGCGCGTCGCGGCGCTCGAAAACGACTTCCAGCCCTTAAAGCTGATGCGCGGCCTCGAGCATATGACCGATCTGGTGCTGACGCAGGTCAAGTCGGTGCTGGACGCCTACGC
This genomic window contains:
- the pstS gene encoding phosphate ABC transporter substrate-binding protein PstS, with product MNFMKAIVAAGLVAASTSAFAADITGAGATFPFPLYSKWADAYKKETGNGLNYQSIGSGAGIKQIVAKTVTFGASDMPLKPEQLEKDGMIQWPQAMGALVPVVNLEGIKPGELVFSGELLGDIYLGKIKKWDDPAIAKLNPKVKLPSDAITVVRRSDGSGTTFIWTDYLSKSNAEWKTKAGAGTAVEWPTGVGAKGNEGVAGNVSQTKNSIGYVEYAYAKQNKLTYGAMVNKAGKTVQPTIGAFQAAAANADWASAKNYFVILTDQPGEASWPITGATFILMHKDATDKAASQEAIKFFKWAFEKGDKMAEELDYIPMPDSVVKQIEKTWSSEIKS
- the pstB gene encoding phosphate ABC transporter ATP-binding protein PstB, whose amino-acid sequence is MTDLSVSVSNASGPVPQVVLPEAAPKVTARGLNFYYGENHALKNINLTLGTHRVTAFIGPSGCGKSTLLRIFNRMYDLYPGQKATGQLMLDQTNILDPKLDLNLLRARVGMVFQKPTPFPMTIYENIAFGIRLYEKISKSEMDGRVEKALRGGALWNEVKDKLNASGLSLSGGQQQRLCIARTVAVRPEVILFDEPCSALDPISTAKIEELIQELAEDYTIAIVTHNMQQAARVSDKTAFMYLGELIEFDDTNKIFTSPSDRRTQDYITGRFG
- the pstC gene encoding phosphate ABC transporter permease subunit PstC, which translates into the protein MAVESDVMDAAGPYDRAKALSAFKLGDVTFYWITRACAISVLLILGGIIISLIIGAWPAIREYGAAFLWTQRWAPSADPPVLGALGPVYGTLITSVIAMMIAIPVGLGIAVFLTEICPIWLRRPIGLAIELLAGIPSIIYGMWGFFVLGPFLANTFQPFMISVFDGVPVLGTIFAGPPSYLSLFNASLILAIMVLPFITAISVDVFKTVPPVLKEAAYGVGCTNWEVVRNVVIPYTRVGVIGGIMLALGRALGETMAVTFIIGNSFKIQSSIFAPGTTISAAIASEFAESDGLHQSGLILLGLLLFVLTFFVLAAARLMLMRLEKKAGN
- a CDS encoding GDCCVxC domain-containing (seleno)protein, with the translated sequence MQLQATLTCPACGHQSTETMPTNACQFFYDCSGCGERLKPLPGDCCVFCSYGAVPCPPIQENGKSAAVAEATKVRMSSC
- a CDS encoding OmpA family protein, whose protein sequence is MHGLFRWSGKWWPGIIPLVMFWAIAAWTSTEPLEADLVQRSTAALKDTILDKRRISVAGRDVTLAADAFSEDGRQGAVASVETVPGVRLVNDETRLVPEAKPFVWSAERDVLRVTLSGSSPLPASRGRLMEAARANLGGVEVVDRMNLSRGAPPRFDNAVLLLLDQVGKLKDGKITLSDTKVSLSGMTRELGGREAIAAALKNLPEGFSVAANEVKAPPYIFQAYKDPVAVTLTLTGNAPDDNVHAALAAAAGRKFFSEKVVDNLKESIGAPSGFANAAVSALGALSRLSTGTLVVSDREVKLSGDALYETAAVQIRAGLGKDFPQGWQFKPEISVKPPAAPVDATVCQQLFSELLGKARIRFEPGKADIVADSAGLLDRLIETALRCPTANIEISGHTDTDGDEAANQELSEKRAQAVADHLVKAGLPANRFSAVGYGSTQPIAGNDNDKGKAQNRRIDFVVK
- a CDS encoding polysaccharide deacetylase family protein yields the protein MKLLRNTVIRAGLEALYLSGAHYLLRPIFAGVGVIFMLHHVRPRRDGEFQPNHHLEIEPEFLRAMLAHLRNLDVDVVTLDEVHQRLQERKFARRFACFTLDDGYRDNRDFALPVMREYDAPLTVYVTGDFAEGTGRLWWVALERAIAKASSIEVPIGGVTTRFDASTPAAKQAAFDRMHDWLRALPTEHDMQREISALCRRYDVDETPIARELCMSWEELKAFADDPLVTIGAHTITHCNLAQQSEETASFELTTSRAQIEAALQRPVLHLAYPYGDRIAAGRREFKLARMAGYKTAVTTRPGMIFPESADHMTALQRVSLNGNYQDARILPVLTSGAATAMWNGFRRIDAA
- a CDS encoding lysylphosphatidylglycerol synthase domain-containing protein encodes the protein MLEAIRRAISFLRQKQVLHKLGVLISITVIAVACYVLYHMLRGIDTHEVIDAIKGTAPRQIALAALFVAAGYFTLTFYDWFAVRAIGQGHIPYRVNALAAFTSYSIGHNVGASVFTGGAVRYRIYSAWGLNAIDVAKICFLAGLTFWLGNAAVLGLGIAYHPEAAASIDQLPVWLNRVAAFGIIIALIGYVAWVWVQPRGVGRGPWTVTLPGGPLTLLQIAIGIVDLGFCALAMYVLVPDEPNVGFIVVAVIFVSATLLGFASHSPGGLGVFDAAMLVGLWQMDREELLAGMLLFRLLYYIGPFVISVILLTLREIILGARSKRLRQLAAGAEPRHEAAVYVRERGDTGA
- a CDS encoding YnfA family protein, whose product is MQTTVAYIGAAIAEIAGCFAFWGWLRLGKPAWWLIPGVLSLIVFAYLLTLVATEAAGRAYAAYGGIYIVSSLLWLWSVEGVRPDRWDMTGAAICLFGAAIILGGPRG
- a CDS encoding MerR family transcriptional regulator; the protein is MSKVKIGVLAKRTGTNVPTIRYYEEIGLLRPADRQAGGQRVYDDADVKRLTFIRRCRDFGFPIEQVRSLVGLVQDPQSSCMHARNMAEAHLATVRAKLAELKALERSIAAFVVNCNSSCAGGPGPDCVILDDLASGPCKSQISTM
- a CDS encoding ATP-binding protein, which codes for MAIDDSSSSSFFAPWPDRLRHSAIILLAAGLALCALVLLADLSPARAVAVFICIAAAALVPWRLHHAAASRDDVRAVSPVESAAVSAVVAGMPDPAVLLDRAGRVLHLNAAAAQLAPALRKNELAQFALRSPEIITALREAIATTEPRRTTYLDQVPVDRWMELIITPVPVPTLFGGTEKCMLMTFHDQTPLRRVEEMRADFVANASHELRTPLAALSGFIDTLQGPAKDDTKARERFLGIMHTQATRMARLIDDLLSLSRVELSAHVRPDACVDIVPIIRQVADGLEPLARERQVEIEIDLPTAQVAIAGDREELLRLFENLIENALKYGASGGRVIVSLIQATSGEGAPEIRIMVRDFGPGIAPEHLPRLTERFYRVDVGDSRAQGGTGLGLSLVKHILNRHRGRLLIESVPKNGAVFTACFPQAKPPSVH
- the pstA gene encoding phosphate ABC transporter permease PstA, giving the protein MNPIYVSRRRNNVIIKFLCLGAALFGVTWLALILFTLFYNGLAGINFAVFTQDTPPPGSTDGGLRNAIIGSIMMTVIGVGIGAPLGLFAGTYLAEYGKHDKLTSVIRFINDILLSAPSIIIGLFIYGAVVVPMGGFSALAGCLALAVIVIPVVVRTTEDMLGLVPNPLREAASALGLPRSLVIRRIAYRAARAGLITGVLLATARVAGETAPLLFTALSNQFFSLDMTKTMANLPVTINNFVQSPYVYWKQLAWSGALLITLTVLALNIGARILGAERTSK